One window of the Rhizobiaceae bacterium genome contains the following:
- the rpoC gene encoding DNA-directed RNA polymerase subunit beta', which produces MNQEVMNLFNNQAPAQVFDSIRISLASPDKILSWSFGEIKKPETINYRTFKPERDGLFCARIFGPIKDYECLCGKYKRMKYKGVICEKCGVEVTLSRVRRERMGHIELAAPVAHIWFLKSLPSRIGTLLDMTLKDIERVLYFENYIVMENGLTDLKQHQLLSEEEYMLAVDNYGEDAFTAKIGAEAIQELLAGMELEKIAGELRSELASTTSELKQKKLLKRLKVVENFMESGNRPEWMILNVIPVIPPDLRPLVPLDGGRFATSDLNDLYRRVINRNNRLKRLKELRAPGIIIRNEMRMLQEAVDALFDNGRRGRVITGANKRPLKSLSDMLKGKQGRFRQNLLGKRVDYSGRSVIVTGPELKLHQCGLPKKMALELFKPFIYARLDAKGYSSTVKQAKKLVEKEKPEVWDILDEVIREHPVLLNRAPTLHRLGIQAFEPILIEGKAIQLHPLVCTAFNADFDGDQMAVHVPLSLEAQLEARVLMMSTNNILHPASGAPIIVPSQDMVLGLYYLSIVNENEPGQGMAFADMGELQHALETRAVTLHAKIKGRFRTVDKDGNVVSKIYDTTPGRMIIGELLPKNHNVPFETANQEMTKKNISKMIDTVYRHCGQKETVIFCDRIMSLGFAHACRAGISFGKDDMLIPDTKAKLVADTEALAKEYEQQYNDGLITQGEKYNKVVDAWAKCSEKVADEMMGRIKAVEFNDNGRQKPMNSIYMMSHSGARGSPTQMRQLAGMRGLMAKPSGEIIETPIISNFKEGLTVLEYFNSTHGARKGLADTALKTANSGYLTRRLVDVAQDCIVNAVDCGTDKGLTMQPIVDAGQVVASLGQRILGRTALEDINHPVSGDLLVKGGKLIDERDVDVIEKAGIQSVRIRSALTCEVRVGVCAVCYGRDLARGTPVNQGEAVGVIAAQSIGEPGTQLTMRTFHMGGTAQVVDQSFLEASYEGTVQIRNRNVVRNSDGQLVVMGRNMAVLILDEAGKERATHRVTYGSRVYVDDGDKVKRGQRIAEWDPYTRPILTEIEGRVAFEDLVDGISVQETTDESTGITKREVIDWRSTPRGSDLKPALVVQDAKGKVGKLSKGGDARFMLSVEAILSVEPGAHVKPGDVLARIPMESAKTKDITGGLPRVAELFEARRPKDHAIIAEIDGTVRFGRDYKNKRRIIIEPHDSTLEPVEYLIPKGKPFHLQDGDVIEKGDYILDGNPAPHDILAIKGVEALASYLVNEIQEVYRLQGVVINDKHIEVIVRQMLQKVEITEQGDSVYIPGDHVDVIELDEVNERLIEDGKKPAAGQPVLLGITKASLQTPSFISAASFQETTRVLTEAAVAGKMDTLQGLKENVIVGRLIPAGTGGQMSQIRRIATHRDELILDERRKASGVEIADPLLADMSTAAQ; this is translated from the coding sequence ATGAACCAAGAGGTCATGAATCTCTTCAATAACCAGGCTCCGGCGCAGGTGTTCGATTCCATTCGCATCTCGCTGGCGAGCCCCGACAAGATCCTGTCCTGGTCGTTCGGCGAGATCAAGAAGCCGGAGACGATCAACTACCGCACGTTCAAGCCCGAGCGTGACGGCCTGTTCTGCGCGCGCATCTTCGGTCCGATCAAGGACTACGAGTGCCTGTGCGGCAAGTACAAGCGCATGAAGTACAAGGGCGTCATCTGCGAGAAATGCGGCGTGGAAGTCACCCTGTCGCGCGTTCGCCGCGAGCGCATGGGCCATATCGAGCTGGCCGCGCCCGTCGCCCATATCTGGTTCCTGAAGTCGCTGCCGTCGCGCATCGGCACGCTGCTCGACATGACGCTCAAGGATATCGAGCGGGTTCTCTATTTCGAGAACTATATCGTCATGGAGAACGGCCTGACCGATCTCAAGCAGCACCAGCTCCTCTCCGAAGAGGAGTACATGCTGGCGGTCGACAATTACGGTGAAGACGCCTTCACCGCCAAGATCGGCGCCGAGGCCATCCAGGAACTGCTGGCCGGCATGGAGCTGGAGAAGATCGCGGGCGAACTGCGTTCGGAACTCGCCTCGACCACGTCGGAGCTGAAGCAGAAGAAGCTGCTGAAGCGCCTGAAGGTCGTCGAAAACTTCATGGAATCCGGCAACCGTCCGGAATGGATGATCCTCAACGTCATCCCGGTCATCCCGCCGGATTTGCGCCCGCTCGTCCCGCTGGACGGCGGCCGCTTCGCCACGTCGGATCTGAACGACCTCTACCGCCGCGTCATCAACCGCAACAATCGCCTGAAGCGGCTGAAGGAGCTGCGCGCCCCCGGCATCATCATCCGCAACGAGATGCGCATGCTGCAGGAGGCTGTCGACGCGCTGTTCGACAACGGTCGCCGCGGCCGCGTTATCACCGGCGCCAACAAGCGCCCGCTGAAGTCGCTCTCCGACATGCTGAAGGGCAAGCAGGGTCGCTTCCGCCAGAATCTGCTCGGCAAGCGCGTCGACTATTCCGGCCGTTCGGTCATCGTGACCGGTCCGGAGCTCAAGCTGCATCAGTGCGGCCTGCCGAAGAAGATGGCGCTGGAGCTGTTCAAGCCGTTCATCTACGCCCGCCTCGACGCCAAGGGTTACTCCTCGACGGTCAAGCAGGCGAAGAAGCTGGTCGAGAAGGAGAAGCCGGAAGTCTGGGATATCCTCGACGAGGTTATCCGCGAGCATCCGGTGCTGCTGAACCGCGCGCCGACGCTGCACCGCCTGGGCATCCAGGCGTTCGAGCCGATCCTGATCGAAGGCAAGGCGATCCAGCTTCATCCGCTGGTCTGCACGGCCTTCAACGCGGATTTCGACGGCGACCAGATGGCCGTGCACGTCCCGCTGTCGCTGGAAGCGCAGCTGGAAGCGCGCGTGCTGATGATGTCGACCAACAACATCCTGCACCCGGCCTCCGGCGCGCCGATCATCGTGCCGTCGCAAGACATGGTGCTCGGCCTCTACTATCTCTCGATCGTCAACGAAAACGAGCCGGGGCAGGGCATGGCGTTCGCCGACATGGGCGAGCTCCAGCACGCGCTGGAGACGAGGGCCGTCACTCTGCACGCCAAGATCAAGGGTCGTTTCCGCACGGTCGACAAGGACGGCAACGTCGTCTCGAAGATCTACGATACGACGCCCGGCCGCATGATTATCGGCGAGCTTCTGCCGAAGAACCACAACGTGCCGTTCGAGACCGCCAACCAGGAGATGACCAAGAAGAACATCTCCAAGATGATCGACACCGTCTACCGCCACTGCGGTCAGAAGGAGACGGTCATCTTCTGCGACCGCATCATGTCGCTCGGTTTCGCCCATGCCTGCCGCGCCGGCATTTCATTCGGCAAGGACGACATGCTGATCCCGGACACCAAGGCGAAGCTGGTGGCGGACACCGAGGCTTTGGCCAAGGAGTACGAGCAGCAGTACAATGACGGCCTGATCACGCAGGGCGAGAAGTACAACAAGGTGGTCGACGCCTGGGCCAAGTGCTCGGAGAAGGTCGCGGACGAGATGATGGGCCGCATCAAGGCGGTTGAATTCAACGACAATGGCCGCCAGAAGCCGATGAATTCGATCTACATGATGAGCCACTCCGGCGCCCGCGGCTCGCCGACGCAGATGCGTCAGCTTGCCGGCATGCGCGGTCTGATGGCCAAGCCGTCGGGCGAGATCATCGAGACGCCGATCATCTCGAACTTCAAGGAAGGCCTGACCGTGCTCGAGTACTTCAACTCGACCCACGGCGCCCGCAAGGGATTGGCCGACACCGCCTTGAAGACGGCGAATTCGGGCTATCTCACGCGCCGTCTCGTCGACGTGGCGCAGGACTGCATCGTCAACGCGGTCGACTGCGGCACCGACAAGGGCCTCACCATGCAGCCGATCGTCGATGCCGGTCAGGTCGTCGCCTCGCTCGGACAGCGCATCCTCGGCCGCACGGCGCTCGAGGACATCAACCATCCCGTCAGCGGCGATCTGCTGGTGAAGGGCGGTAAGCTGATCGATGAGCGTGACGTCGACGTCATCGAGAAGGCCGGCATCCAGTCCGTCCGCATCCGCTCGGCGCTCACCTGCGAGGTTCGGGTCGGTGTCTGCGCGGTCTGCTACGGTCGCGATCTGGCTCGCGGCACGCCCGTCAACCAGGGCGAGGCAGTCGGCGTCATCGCGGCGCAGTCGATCGGCGAGCCGGGCACGCAGCTCACCATGCGTACCTTCCACATGGGCGGCACGGCGCAGGTCGTCGACCAGTCGTTCCTGGAGGCCTCGTATGAGGGCACGGTGCAGATCCGCAACCGCAATGTGGTGCGCAACTCCGACGGCCAGCTGGTCGTCATGGGCCGCAACATGGCGGTGCTGATCCTCGACGAAGCCGGCAAGGAGCGCGCGACGCACCGCGTCACCTACGGTTCGCGCGTCTATGTGGATGACGGCGACAAGGTGAAGCGCGGCCAGCGCATCGCCGAGTGGGACCCGTATACCCGCCCGATCCTCACCGAGATCGAGGGTCGCGTGGCGTTCGAGGATCTGGTCGACGGCATTTCCGTGCAGGAGACGACCGACGAGTCGACCGGCATCACCAAGCGCGAGGTCATCGACTGGCGGTCCACGCCGCGCGGTTCGGACCTCAAGCCGGCTCTCGTCGTGCAGGACGCCAAGGGTAAGGTCGGCAAGCTGTCCAAGGGTGGCGATGCCCGCTTCATGCTCTCGGTCGAGGCCATTCTGTCGGTCGAGCCGGGCGCGCATGTGAAGCCGGGCGACGTGCTGGCGCGTATCCCGATGGAAAGCGCCAAGACCAAGGACATCACCGGCGGTCTGCCGCGTGTGGCCGAGCTGTTCGAGGCCCGTCGTCCGAAGGACCACGCCATCATCGCCGAGATCGACGGCACGGTCCGCTTCGGCCGCGACTACAAGAACAAGCGCCGCATCATCATCGAGCCGCATGACTCGACGCTGGAGCCGGTGGAGTATCTCATTCCGAAGGGCAAACCGTTCCATCTTCAGGACGGCGACGTCATCGAGAAGGGCGACTACATCCTCGACGGCAACCCGGCGCCGCACGACATCCTGGCGATCAAGGGCGTGGAGGCTCTGGCTTCCTACCTCGTCAACGAAATCCAGGAAGTCTACCGGTTGCAGGGCGTGGTCATCAACGACAAGCACATCGAGGTGATCGTTCGCCAGATGCTGCAGAAGGTGGAGATCACGGAGCAGGGCGACTCGGTCTACATCCCGGGCGACCATGTCGATGTGATCGAACTGGACGAGGTCAACGAACGCCTGATCGAGGATGGCAAGAAGCCGGCGGCCGGCCAACCGGTGCTGCTCGGCATCACCAAGGCCTCCCTGCAGACTCCGTCCTTCATCTCGGCGGCCTCCTTCCAGGAGACCACCCGCGTGCTCACCGAGGCGGCGGTCGCCGGCAAGATGGATACGCTGCAGGGCCTCAAGGAAAACGTCATCGTCGGCCGTCTCATCCCGGCCGGCACTGGCGGCCAGATGAGCCAGATCCGTCGCATCGCGACCCATCGCGACGAACTGATCCTCGACGAGCGCCGCAAGGCTTCGGGCGTCGAGATCGCCGATCCGCTGCTGGCGGACATGTCGACCGCCGCGCAGTAA
- a CDS encoding peptidoglycan-binding protein, which produces MALVSQCLCGNARLQAVALNNPAMFVGETGFAVALVQKSLVDLGYKLPISVGAEGLPDGIFGNETFTQVKAFQEWAGLKIDGIVGRLTITGIDAILAKDERPSPWLKFKIEGLPAPGNLPEGVKWEADQYRADVRSVILRMNSNSVFRAILDHILGRIRVRPGKSAKTEPYWSGLEEYLFYTPYLFWPGSPLYEGPPSGPKSTERSRMIVWSDDMTFCHELVHAMLFSRGSTARDTNVPGIVHPIKIISKPHIFLDKLFFGNFGDFIAIVVANTFLSLQRRGRPIEAIARNRLLLVMDHHAPNQHRPLRSPETFHETPEIRDLLLKVWAELDTFARAVAENSAPFNPLRDVRK; this is translated from the coding sequence GTGGCGCTCGTGTCGCAATGCCTGTGCGGAAATGCGCGACTTCAGGCCGTCGCCCTCAACAACCCTGCCATGTTCGTCGGCGAGACAGGCTTCGCCGTCGCCCTTGTTCAGAAAAGTCTGGTCGATCTCGGCTACAAGCTGCCGATCTCCGTTGGCGCCGAAGGATTGCCGGACGGCATCTTCGGCAACGAGACCTTCACCCAGGTGAAGGCCTTTCAGGAATGGGCCGGACTGAAAATCGATGGAATCGTCGGCAGGCTGACGATCACCGGAATCGATGCGATTCTTGCGAAAGACGAGAGGCCCTCGCCCTGGCTGAAGTTCAAGATCGAAGGATTGCCGGCGCCCGGCAACCTGCCCGAGGGCGTCAAATGGGAAGCCGATCAGTATCGCGCTGACGTGAGAAGCGTGATTCTCCGTATGAATTCAAATTCCGTGTTTCGCGCCATTCTGGATCACATTCTGGGCAGGATAAGAGTTCGGCCGGGAAAGTCTGCGAAGACCGAGCCCTACTGGTCCGGCCTGGAAGAGTATCTCTTCTACACACCTTACCTCTTTTGGCCGGGGTCGCCGCTCTACGAAGGGCCGCCGTCCGGGCCGAAATCTACCGAGCGCAGTCGCATGATCGTCTGGAGCGATGACATGACGTTCTGTCACGAACTTGTGCATGCCATGCTTTTCAGTCGTGGCAGCACCGCACGCGATACGAATGTTCCCGGCATCGTCCATCCCATCAAGATCATCAGCAAGCCGCACATCTTCCTGGACAAGCTTTTCTTCGGCAATTTTGGAGACTTTATCGCAATCGTGGTCGCCAACACGTTCCTTTCTCTGCAAAGACGCGGCCGTCCGATAGAGGCCATTGCCCGCAACCGTCTCCTGCTGGTTATGGATCATCATGCGCCCAACCAGCACCGGCCGCTTCGCAGTCCCGAGACATTTCACGAGACACCGGAAATAAGGGATTTGCTGCTGAAGGTTTGGGCTGAACTCGATACGTTCGCTCGCGCGGTGGCAGAAAATAGCGCTCCCTTCAACCCTTTGCGTGACGTGAGGAAGTAG